In the genome of Lysobacter sp. 5GHs7-4, the window TTGTCGACGGGGGTGAGATCGCGGATGGGGGTCATGGCGTTCATGGCCTGCAGGGTACGGCCGGCGGCGTGGGCGCGATATCCGATTCTTGCACCCATGGGGGTTCGGTGCTGGAGAGCTTCAGTTGGGGGTAAAGGAGGTCTGCGTCGCAGCCCGGCATCCGTTGGCGCTGGGGTTTCGTCGCATGCGGGTGTCGCGATCGCGGCTTACGCCGCTCCCACAGAAAGCGGGGGGGGCTTGGGTGAGGTCCGTTGAGTGTCGAATCGTTAGGGAGGCGTGGCTCGGAAACGACGAAGGCGCGCCCTTGCGGTGCGCGCCTTCGTGATTACCCGTTCGCCGCGGAACTCAGTCGGCCCAGTGGCCCGGCTTGTTGGCGGTCGGCAGCACCTGCGCCGACAGCTGGCGGTCGTCGTTGAGCAGGCGCACCGCGTCGGCCAGGATCGAGGCGGACTCGCGCAGCAGCGGATCCGGGCGCTTTTCGGCGGCCTTCTCGCGCGCCACTTCCTGGGCCAGGTTGCGCTCGCTGGACTGCAGGCCGTCGTCGCCGTTGTCGTCGGCCAGCGGATCCAGGTCCAGGCCCATGGTCTTGCGCTCGGCCTGGCGCTGCTTGCGCTTGGCGTCGTCGCGGTCGCGCTCGGCGCGGCGCTCGGCCTCGTTGAGCGTGATCGACTTCTTGGCGCGCTCGGTGCGGAACTCGGTCACGTCCTGCGACCACCACTGGAATTCCTTGTCGTTGGCGACGCGGCTGTCGTGCAGCGCCGACAGCTTGGGCAGCAGCGGCGCGAAGTTGCCGTAACGCACGTGCGGCACCGGCGCGATCTTGGTCCAGGGCAGCGCGTTGTCGTAGGTGCTCTCGCCGTATTCGCTGGCGTCGACCGAGGCCGGGAACGACAGGTCGGGCACCACGCCCTTGTTCTGGGTGGAACCGCCGCTGACGCGGAAGAACTGGGCGATGGTCAGCTTGACCTGACCGAAGCGCGGGCCTTCGTTGGCCGGCCAGCGGTCCAGGTCCAGCATGTTCTGCACGGTGCCCTTGCCGAAGGTGGTCTCGCCGATCACCAGGCCGCGGCCGTAGTCCTGGATGGCGCCGGCGAAGATCTCCGAAGCCGAGGCCGAACCGCGATTGATCAGCACCGCCAGCGGACCTTCCCAGGCGATGCCGGAGTCGTCGTCGCCATTGACCTCGATGCGGCCGCCCGACTGGCGCACCTGCACCACCGGGCCGCGGTCGATGAACAGACCGGTGAGTTCGATCGCCTCGTCCAGCGAACCGCCGCCGTTGTAGCGCAGGTCCAGCACCACGCCGTCGACCTTGTCGGCGCGCAGCTTGGTCAGCAGCTTGCTGACGTCGCGCGTGGCCGAGGCGTAGTCGGCGCTGTTCTTGCGACGGCCTTCGAAGTCCTGATAGAAGCCGGGCAGCTTGATCACGCCGATGCGCTTGGCCGGGACGCCGCCGGCGGCCGGGATGGTGATGATCTCGGACTTGGCGGCCTGATCTTCCAGGCGCACCTTGTCGCGCACCAGCACCAGGCGGTTGGGCTTGCTGTCCAGGCCGGCTTCGGCCGGGATCACGTCCAGGCGCACCTTGGTGCCCTTGGCGCCGCGGATCTTGGCGACCACGTCGTCGATGCGCCAGCCGATCACGTCTTCCATCGCGCCGCTGTCGCCCTGACCCACCGCGACCACGCGGTCGCCGGCCTTGATCTTGCCGGAGTTGCCGGCCGGACCGCCGGGCACGATCTCGCGGATCGCGACCACGTCGTCCTGCTTCTGCAGCACCGCGCCGATGCCTTCCAGCGACAGCGACATGGTCATGTTGAAGTTGTCGGCCGACTTGGGCGTGAAGTAGTCGGTGTGCGGATCGATCGCGTTGGCGTAGCTGTTGACGAAGGTCTGGAACACGTCCTCGCTCTTGAGCTCGGAGAAGCCCTTGGCGAGATTCTGGTAACGCTTGTCCAGGGTCTTGCGGATGTCCTCGGGCTTCTTGCCGGCCAGCTTCAGGCGCAGGTAGTCGTTACGCACCGACTGCCGCCACAGCGTGTCCAGCGCGGCGGTGTCGGCGGCCCACGGCGCCTTCTCGCGGTCGTACTCGAAACGGTCGCTGCCGTCGAAGCTGAAGATGTCCTGCTTGAGCAGCGCGCGCGCATAGGCGACGCGTTCGTCGACGCGCTGCTTGAAGGTGGCGAAGATCGCGTAGGCCGGGCTGAGGTCGCCGCCGCGGATGGCGTCGTCCAGCTTGGTCTTGTAGGCGTCGAACTTGGCGATGTCCTGGGCGGTGAAGTACTGCTTGCCCGCGTCCAGCGATTCCAGATAGCGCTTGTGCATGTCGGCCGACAGCGCGTCGTCGAGCGCGCGCGGACGGTAGGCGTAGCGGCTGTCGGACAACACGCCGTAGACCAGCTTGGCGGCGGTGGCCTGATCGGCGGTCGGCGCGTTGGTCAACGCGTTGGGAGCGCCGCCCGCGTCGGCGCGCGCGAGCAGCGCGAGCGGGGCGGTCAGCATGAAGGCGAGCAGAGTGGTCTTGGCGGTCATCGCGGGGGTCTTCATGGCCGGAGCGGCCTAGGCGTCGAGGATGGTGCGGGATTGGACAAGACCACAGTGCCGAAAGTTGCCGTGCCTGTCACGCGCGGCGGTAACGGTTTCGGGCATCCGGGGGCGGATGGCGTTCAGCTTCGTGGGTTGGGCACGCGTAAAGGCGTTAGAACGACGTTAGAAAGTCGTCCCGACGCCTAAGGATGTGAACGCAAGACCGGCCGCAACGGGGCTAAAGCTCAGCGCGCGGCGCCCGCCGTCGCGTCGGCCAGCACCGCCGCGGCCTCGGCCAGCTCGGCGTCGGTCTGCGGTGGCGGCCCCAGCCGCGCCAGTTCGGCGCGGCGCGCCGCCAGGTTCAGCGACACCTGGCCGCGCGCGTGCGCGGCCAGGGCCTGCCGGCGTTGCTGCCAGCGGCGCAACTCGCCGTCGGCGGCCGCGCGCGCCTGGTGCGCGGCCAGCGGCACGGCCGGCGCGACCGGCGCCTTGTAGCCCGGCATGGCGACCATGCGCGGACCAGGCTTGGGCGCGGCCGCGGTATCGGCGAGCAGGCTCAGGTCCGGTGTCACGCCTACCCCCTCCAGCGATAGCCCGCTGACCCGGAAGGCATGGGCGACGCTCATGCGCACCTGGCCGTAACGCCGCTCCTGGTTGTTCGGCCAGCGGTCCAGGTCGATCAGGTTCTGGATGCTGCCGCGGCCGTAAGTGCGCTGGCCGACCACCAGGCCGCGGCCGTAGTCCTGCACGGCGGCGGCGAACATCTCCGAGGCCGCGGCCGAGCGTGCGTTGACCAGCACCGCCATCGGGCCGGTCCACACCGGCTCGACCTGGGCGTTCATCAGTTCGACGCGGCCACCGCCCTCGCGCAGCTGCACCACCGCCGGCGCCCGCATGAACAATCCGAACACTTCCGGCAACTGGTTGAGGGCGCCGCCCTCGTTGTCGCGCAGGTCCACCAGCACCGCGTCGACGCGCTGCGCCTGCAGCTGGCGCAGCAGCTCGGCGACGTCGCGCGACACCGAGCGGTGATCGGGATCGGTGCGCATGCGCGCGAAATCGACGTAGAAGCTGCCCGGCACGATCACGCCGATGCGCTTGCCGCCGACCTCCAGCACGCGCTGGGTGGCGCGCTGCTCGGCCATGCCGGCGCGGGCGCGTTCCAGCACGACGGTGCGCGTGGGCTCGCCGGGCAGGCTGCCGAACGGCTGCACCTGCACGCGCACGCGGCTGCCCGGACGGCCGCGCAGACGCGTCACCAAGGCGTCCAGATCGGCACCGGCGACGTCCTCCAGCGCGTCGGTCTCGCCCTCGCCCGTCGCCAGCAGACGGTCGCCGCTGCGCAGGCCGGCGCGCGCGGCGGGGCCGTCGGCGCTGAGGTAGACCAGCGATACCGTGTCGTCGTTGCCGCGCTTGAGCGACATGCCGACACCGACGTGGTCGGGCACCGCGTCGAGCAGGCGCTGCGCGGCGGCGGACGAGTAATAGTCGCCGCCGGAATCGCTGACGCCCGCATAGGTGTTCAGGACCGCTTCGAACACCGCCTGCGGCGACGGCGCATGCGCGGCGCCCGCGATTTGCGCGTAGCGGCGTTCCAGCGTCGCGCGCACCTGCGCCGGCGTGCGGCCGGCCAGGCTCAGGTCCAGCGCCTCGCTCTTGATCCGGCGCAGCCACAACGCGTCCAACGCGGCGGCGTCCGCGGCCCAGGGCGCGGCGGCGCGATCGGGCGTCCAGTCGTCCTGGCCGCCGAAGTCGAAGCCCTGCGCGAGCAGCGCCGGCACCTTCGCCACGCGCGCGTCCAGGCGCGTCAGCGCCAGTTCGCGCATGGCCAGGAACGGGGCGAGATCGCGTGCGCGGATCGCGTCGTCCAGGCCCTCGCGATAGCGCTGCAGCTCGCCGATATCGGCGGCGCTGAGGTAGAGGCGATCGGGATCCAGCTGCGCCAGCCAGGCGTCGAACAGTTCGGCCGACAAGGCGTCGTCCAGCGCACGCGGCCGGTAGTTGTAGCGCTTGTCGGTGAACAGGCCGCTGACCAGGGCGATGGTGTCGGCGCGCGTCTTGACGTCGTCGGCGGCCACGGCATCGGCCGCGGGCGCCTGCAGCGCGCAGCCCCACAGGGCGAGCGCGAGGCCCGCGCGCAACACAGTCATTGGATATCCCCGGCGACGTCCCATCGTCGCCGTCGATCATACCCGGCGCGCGGCGCCGGATTGGCGGCTCAGGCCGCGGCGAAACCGGCTTCGATGGCCTGGCGGTCGGCGTGGTAGGACGAACGCACCAGCGGGCCGGAGGCGACGTGGGTGAAGCCCAGCGCCATGCCGTACTCCTCCAGCGCCTTGAACTCGTCCGGCGTCCAGTAGCGCAGCACCGGATGGTGATGCGGCGTGGGCTGCAGGTACTGGCCGATGGTGATCATGTCCACGTCGTGCGCGCGCAGGTCGCGCAGCGTGGCCTGCACCTGCTCCATGGTTTCGCCCAGGCCCAGCATGATGCCGGACTTGGTCGCGACCTGCGGGTGCTGGGCCTTGAACTTCTGCAGCAGGGTCAGCGACCACTGGTAGTCGGCGCCCGGACGCACGTTGGTGTACAGGTCCGGCACGGTCTCGACGTTGTGGTTGAACACGTCCGGCGGGCTGGTGTTCAAGATGTCCAGCGCGCGCTCCATGCGGCCCTTGCCGCGGAAATCGGGCGTGAGGATCTCGATCTTGGTGCGCGGGCTTTCGTTGCGCACGGCCTTGATGCAGTCGACGAAATGCTGGGCGCCGCCGTCGCGCAGGTCGTCGCGGTCGACGCTGGTGATGACCACGTACTTCAGCGCCATGTCGGCGACGGTGCGGGCCAGGTTGGCCGGCTCGCTGGCGTCCGGCGGCTTGGGCCGGCCGTGGGCGACGTCGCAGAACGAGCAACGGCGCGTGCAGACCTCACCGAGAATCATGAAGGTCGCGGTGCCGTGACTGAAGCACTCGTGGATGTTCGGGCAGCTGGCCTCTTCGCAGACGGTGACCAGCCGGTTCTCGCGCAGTTTCGCCTTGAGCTGGGCGACCGAATTGCCCGAGGGGATGCGCACGCGGATCCAGGACGGCTTGCGCAGCACCGGCGCATCGACGAACTGCACCGGCGAGCGCTGGATCTTGTCGCCGCCGAGCTGCTTGGCGCCCGGCGTCATGGTGGTGGACTGCAGCACCGCCGGCGCGTCGGGCGCGCCACCGCTGACGACCGTGAGCGGGATGGTCTTGGAGGCGGGATCGGTCATGCGTGCGTCGACTCTGGTGTGTTAGCTCCCTCCCCCGCGGGCGGGAGAGGGTTGGGGTGAGGGCCACGCAGCGGCCGATCGCGAAGCGAATCGGCACTGCGTTCCCCGGCCCGCCCGCATAGCGGTCGGGCGTTCGGCGCAGCGCGAGCCGGTGGCTCGCAAACGCCGCTCCTCACCCCGCTTGCGGGAGAAGGGAAATCAGAAGCAATCAGAAGCTCAACGGCTCGGCGGTTTCCACCGTCAAACCAAACTGCCGGGACAAGTGGTCGACCAGCACCGGCTTGACCGCATCCAGCCCGGAAGGGCCGCCCAAGTCTACCACCGAGGTCACCTGCAGCCCCTGATAACCGCAGGGGTTGATGCGCTGGTAGGGCGACAGGTCCATGGCGATGTTGAAGGCCAGGCCGTGGAAGGTGCAGCCGCGCCGCACCCGGATGCCCAGGGCCATGACCTTGGCCCCGGCCACGTAGACCCCGGGCGCGCCGTCGCGGCGCGCGCCTTCCAGGTTCCACTCGGCCAGGGTGTCGATCACCGCCTGCTCGATCCGGTCCACGTACTCGCGCACCCCGACCTTGAGCCGGCGCAGATCCAGCAGCGGGTACAGCACGATCTGGCCGGGCCCGTGGTAGGTCACCTGGCCGCCGCGGTCGACGTGGATCACCGGAATGTCGCCCGGCATCAGCACGTGCTCGTCCTTGCCGGCCTGACCCAGGGTGAACACCGGCTCGTGTTCGACCAGCCACAGCTCGTCCGGCGTGTCGGCGTCGCGGGCGTCGGTGAAGGCCTGCATGGCGCGCCAGACCGGCTCGTAGGGCTGGCGGCCCAGATCGCGCAGCTGCGCCGGCGGCGGGCCGCGCTCGCCGCCCAGCACCGCCGCCACGGCGTCGATCACAGTGTCCACTTCACTTCCGGATGGTCGCGCAGCACCTGGTGGGCCAGGTCGTACTGGGCGCGGCTTTCGGCGCGGAAGCTGATCCGTACCGAGACGTATTTGCCGCTGGCCGAGTGCTTCCACTGGATGGTTTCGGCCTCGACCTCGATACCGGCGTCGGTCAGCAGCCGCGGCAGTTCGCGCTCCAGGCCGGCCTCGGCCGCGCCCATGGCGCTGAGCTCGAAGGTACCGGGGAACTGGAAGCCGTGGTCGGGGTTGTCGGATTGGATGTCCATACGCGGATTATGGGTCCGCGGGAGCCCGAACCCAACCCGGCGTAGCATGCGCCCAGGCACCGGTTGCGGGAGTCGCGTCAGATGAATACAGCGTCGCTGTGGTGGGGCTTGCTGTTCGGCTCGATCGGCCTGGGTTATTTCCTGTACGGCAAGCGCCAGCGCGCACCGGTGCCGCTGGTATGCGGGCTGGGGCTGATGGCGTTCCCCTACTTCGTCTCCAACAACTGGGCGCTGGTGCTGATCGGCGTGGGGTTGGCGGCGGTGCCGTATTTCTTGCGGTTCTGACTGCCGCGGTAGCCGCAGCCGTACGATGCGGTGAGCGTAGCGAGCCGCATCGCCCACCCATCACCAGATTTTTCCCACACCGTAGCGCGCCATCTGCCGACAGCGCCCCCGCGTTGCGACATTCATCCTGGGCCCTCCGTGCTCCGGGTTCCAACGATGACCGCCTATCGCCGCCCCCACGCCTCAGGCGCGACCTGGTTCTTCACCACCAACCTCGCCCAGCGCGGCGGCAATCGCCTGCTCGTGGAG includes:
- a CDS encoding carboxy terminal-processing peptidase; its protein translation is MTAKTTLLAFMLTAPLALLARADAGGAPNALTNAPTADQATAAKLVYGVLSDSRYAYRPRALDDALSADMHKRYLESLDAGKQYFTAQDIAKFDAYKTKLDDAIRGGDLSPAYAIFATFKQRVDERVAYARALLKQDIFSFDGSDRFEYDREKAPWAADTAALDTLWRQSVRNDYLRLKLAGKKPEDIRKTLDKRYQNLAKGFSELKSEDVFQTFVNSYANAIDPHTDYFTPKSADNFNMTMSLSLEGIGAVLQKQDDVVAIREIVPGGPAGNSGKIKAGDRVVAVGQGDSGAMEDVIGWRIDDVVAKIRGAKGTKVRLDVIPAEAGLDSKPNRLVLVRDKVRLEDQAAKSEIITIPAAGGVPAKRIGVIKLPGFYQDFEGRRKNSADYASATRDVSKLLTKLRADKVDGVVLDLRYNGGGSLDEAIELTGLFIDRGPVVQVRQSGGRIEVNGDDDSGIAWEGPLAVLINRGSASASEIFAGAIQDYGRGLVIGETTFGKGTVQNMLDLDRWPANEGPRFGQVKLTIAQFFRVSGGSTQNKGVVPDLSFPASVDASEYGESTYDNALPWTKIAPVPHVRYGNFAPLLPKLSALHDSRVANDKEFQWWSQDVTEFRTERAKKSITLNEAERRAERDRDDAKRKQRQAERKTMGLDLDPLADDNGDDGLQSSERNLAQEVAREKAAEKRPDPLLRESASILADAVRLLNDDRQLSAQVLPTANKPGHWAD
- a CDS encoding S41 family peptidase; amino-acid sequence: MTVLRAGLALALWGCALQAPAADAVAADDVKTRADTIALVSGLFTDKRYNYRPRALDDALSAELFDAWLAQLDPDRLYLSAADIGELQRYREGLDDAIRARDLAPFLAMRELALTRLDARVAKVPALLAQGFDFGGQDDWTPDRAAAPWAADAAALDALWLRRIKSEALDLSLAGRTPAQVRATLERRYAQIAGAAHAPSPQAVFEAVLNTYAGVSDSGGDYYSSAAAQRLLDAVPDHVGVGMSLKRGNDDTVSLVYLSADGPAARAGLRSGDRLLATGEGETDALEDVAGADLDALVTRLRGRPGSRVRVQVQPFGSLPGEPTRTVVLERARAGMAEQRATQRVLEVGGKRIGVIVPGSFYVDFARMRTDPDHRSVSRDVAELLRQLQAQRVDAVLVDLRDNEGGALNQLPEVFGLFMRAPAVVQLREGGGRVELMNAQVEPVWTGPMAVLVNARSAAASEMFAAAVQDYGRGLVVGQRTYGRGSIQNLIDLDRWPNNQERRYGQVRMSVAHAFRVSGLSLEGVGVTPDLSLLADTAAAPKPGPRMVAMPGYKAPVAPAVPLAAHQARAAADGELRRWQQRRQALAAHARGQVSLNLAARRAELARLGPPPQTDAELAEAAAVLADATAGAAR
- the lipA gene encoding lipoyl synthase, which encodes MTDPASKTIPLTVVSGGAPDAPAVLQSTTMTPGAKQLGGDKIQRSPVQFVDAPVLRKPSWIRVRIPSGNSVAQLKAKLRENRLVTVCEEASCPNIHECFSHGTATFMILGEVCTRRCSFCDVAHGRPKPPDASEPANLARTVADMALKYVVITSVDRDDLRDGGAQHFVDCIKAVRNESPRTKIEILTPDFRGKGRMERALDILNTSPPDVFNHNVETVPDLYTNVRPGADYQWSLTLLQKFKAQHPQVATKSGIMLGLGETMEQVQATLRDLRAHDVDMITIGQYLQPTPHHHPVLRYWTPDEFKALEEYGMALGFTHVASGPLVRSSYHADRQAIEAGFAAA
- the lipB gene encoding lipoyl(octanoyl) transferase LipB, giving the protein MDAVAAVLGGERGPPPAQLRDLGRQPYEPVWRAMQAFTDARDADTPDELWLVEHEPVFTLGQAGKDEHVLMPGDIPVIHVDRGGQVTYHGPGQIVLYPLLDLRRLKVGVREYVDRIEQAVIDTLAEWNLEGARRDGAPGVYVAGAKVMALGIRVRRGCTFHGLAFNIAMDLSPYQRINPCGYQGLQVTSVVDLGGPSGLDAVKPVLVDHLSRQFGLTVETAEPLSF
- a CDS encoding DUF493 family protein; the encoded protein is MDIQSDNPDHGFQFPGTFELSAMGAAEAGLERELPRLLTDAGIEVEAETIQWKHSASGKYVSVRISFRAESRAQYDLAHQVLRDHPEVKWTL